A portion of the Acidisoma sp. PAMC 29798 genome contains these proteins:
- a CDS encoding GMC family oxidoreductase translates to MRCEALIIGAGLSGAVMARRLAEAGMDVICLEQGARHGSKAYPGRNADWELASMGQWHPNPNIRKAPGDYPIDDSRSDIKPMMFNGVGGSTILYGAQWMRFLPSDFRTRTLDGVGDDWPITYAELAPFYDRVDRAFGVSGANGDPAQARHADYPMPALPLSTVAERVAAAHNRLNWHWWPGSNAIASQSYGAMRPCVQRGVCGTGCPEDAKASVDITHWPVSESHGARLLTGARVSRITHDAAGHASGAVFTDRAGVEHAIAADITIVAANAVGTPRLLLASISALFPQGLANGSGLVGKRLMFHPFGRAIGLFDEPMETWQGHWGQQIYSLEFAETRPELDFTRGAKWNFGPSGGPLAAALFPWPGEAKWGEALHDHVAASLGRSAVWGVICEDLPEEANHVDLHPDRVDADGNPVPRLHYRISENSARMLRYNLKRAEESLWEAGAQRVMSVALPDFGWHPLGTCRMGSDPAQSVVDSFGRTHDVPGLYVIDGSILVTGSCANPAATIAALALRSADHIVATRSH, encoded by the coding sequence ATGCGGTGTGAGGCTTTGATCATCGGGGCCGGCCTGTCCGGCGCCGTGATGGCGCGCCGCCTCGCCGAGGCCGGCATGGACGTGATCTGCCTCGAACAGGGGGCGCGGCACGGCAGCAAAGCCTATCCTGGACGCAACGCGGATTGGGAGCTCGCATCGATGGGGCAGTGGCATCCCAATCCCAATATTCGCAAGGCGCCCGGTGACTATCCGATCGACGACAGCCGATCTGACATCAAGCCCATGATGTTCAACGGCGTCGGTGGCAGCACCATTCTATATGGGGCGCAGTGGATGCGGTTCCTGCCATCGGACTTTCGGACCCGGACGTTGGATGGCGTGGGTGACGATTGGCCGATCACCTATGCGGAGCTGGCGCCCTTCTATGATCGCGTCGACCGCGCCTTTGGCGTCTCGGGCGCGAATGGCGATCCGGCCCAGGCGCGGCATGCGGATTACCCCATGCCGGCGCTACCCTTGTCGACGGTCGCGGAGCGTGTTGCCGCCGCGCATAACCGCCTGAACTGGCATTGGTGGCCAGGGTCCAATGCCATCGCGAGCCAGAGCTACGGCGCCATGAGACCCTGCGTGCAACGGGGTGTTTGCGGCACCGGCTGCCCTGAAGATGCCAAGGCCTCAGTCGATATCACCCATTGGCCGGTGAGCGAGTCCCATGGGGCCAGGTTGCTGACCGGCGCACGCGTAAGTCGCATCACTCATGACGCTGCCGGCCATGCCAGCGGCGCCGTCTTTACGGACAGGGCGGGCGTGGAGCATGCGATCGCCGCCGACATCACGATTGTCGCGGCGAATGCCGTTGGAACCCCCCGTCTGCTTCTAGCCTCGATATCGGCGCTTTTTCCCCAGGGGCTGGCCAATGGATCCGGCCTCGTCGGAAAGCGGTTGATGTTTCATCCTTTTGGCCGTGCGATCGGTCTCTTCGATGAACCGATGGAGACGTGGCAAGGACACTGGGGCCAGCAGATCTATTCCCTGGAATTCGCGGAGACGCGGCCGGAATTGGATTTCACGCGTGGCGCCAAGTGGAACTTCGGGCCTTCGGGAGGCCCCCTGGCCGCAGCACTCTTTCCCTGGCCAGGCGAGGCGAAATGGGGGGAGGCGCTGCATGACCATGTCGCAGCCTCGCTCGGCCGGTCGGCGGTCTGGGGTGTCATTTGCGAGGATCTGCCGGAGGAGGCGAACCATGTCGATCTTCATCCGGATCGTGTGGACGCAGACGGCAACCCTGTCCCGAGGCTGCATTACCGTATCTCGGAGAATTCCGCGCGCATGCTGCGCTACAACCTCAAGCGTGCCGAGGAGTCCTTGTGGGAAGCCGGTGCCCAGCGGGTCATGTCCGTGGCATTGCCTGATTTCGGTTGGCATCCTCTTGGCACCTGCCGCATGGGCAGCGATCCCGCACAGTCCGTCGTCGATTCCTTCGGCCGCACACATGACGTGCCCGGTCTTTATGTCATCGACGGAAGCATTCTGGTGACCGGCTCCTGCGCCAATCCGGCCGCGACGATTGCCGCACTCGCCTTGCGAAGCGCCGATCACATCGTCGCCACGCGATCCCACTAA
- a CDS encoding mandelate racemase/muconate lactonizing enzyme family protein has translation MKITSIEAIPFRLPTRRDFKWAGLKVDLGGFVLIRVRTESGVVGYGEATPLPDWGGDFGRHAGETLATVAALVNEVLGPLLIGHDVTAVTMARERMDRAVIGHVYAKCAVDIALHDAWGKIVGLPIYKLLGGACRASVPVAHMVGLMPEGEAIEEAVGAVADGITALQIKGGVDAERDVRLIGILRRELKDGICLRLDANQGYRETKTAIRVVGQLADAGADYVEQPTVGLRQMAEVTRGTAIPIIADESCWDLNDALDLDRTQGADCISIYLAKSGGFVGARKVGALAEATNRPCDVNGSIESAIGNAANVHFALATLSVSLPCVIPISAPSGTHPYRIGGHYYEDDVLSEAFVVRDGAILPLDGPGLGITIDEAKLERFRCA, from the coding sequence ATGAAGATCACATCGATCGAGGCCATTCCCTTTCGGCTGCCCACACGGCGTGATTTCAAATGGGCCGGCCTCAAAGTGGATCTGGGTGGCTTCGTCCTGATCCGCGTACGAACCGAGAGCGGCGTCGTCGGCTATGGGGAAGCGACGCCCCTGCCCGATTGGGGCGGCGACTTCGGCCGCCATGCGGGTGAAACCCTCGCGACCGTCGCGGCCCTGGTGAACGAGGTGCTGGGGCCATTGTTGATCGGTCATGACGTCACGGCGGTGACCATGGCGCGGGAGCGTATGGACCGCGCCGTGATCGGGCATGTCTATGCAAAATGCGCCGTGGATATCGCCCTGCACGACGCCTGGGGCAAGATCGTTGGCCTTCCGATCTACAAACTTCTCGGCGGCGCCTGCCGCGCCAGCGTACCCGTGGCGCATATGGTGGGGCTGATGCCTGAGGGCGAAGCGATCGAGGAAGCGGTGGGCGCCGTCGCCGACGGCATCACCGCTTTGCAGATCAAGGGTGGCGTCGATGCCGAGCGGGACGTGCGTCTCATCGGCATTCTTCGCCGCGAGCTGAAGGACGGGATCTGCCTGCGCCTCGACGCCAATCAGGGCTATCGCGAGACGAAGACCGCGATCCGCGTCGTCGGCCAATTGGCCGATGCCGGCGCCGATTACGTGGAGCAGCCGACGGTCGGTCTGCGTCAGATGGCGGAGGTTACGCGGGGTACGGCCATCCCCATCATCGCCGATGAATCCTGCTGGGATCTCAATGATGCGCTCGACCTCGATCGCACCCAGGGTGCCGATTGCATTTCGATCTATCTCGCGAAATCGGGTGGTTTCGTCGGTGCCCGCAAAGTCGGGGCTCTTGCCGAGGCGACCAACCGACCTTGCGATGTCAACGGCTCGATCGAATCCGCCATCGGCAATGCGGCCAATGTGCATTTCGCCCTGGCCACGTTGAGCGTCAGCCTGCCCTGTGTCATTCCGATCAGCGCGCCGTCCGGCACGCATCCTTACCGGATCGGCGGCCATTACTATGAAGATGATGTGCTGAGCGAGGCCTTCGTGGTGCGGGATGGGGCGATCCTGCCGCTGGATGGCCCAGGCCTCGGCATTACCATCGATGAAGCCAAGCTTGAACGCTTCCGGTGTGCCTGA
- a CDS encoding amino acid ABC transporter permease/ATP-binding protein has product MGTLSEVLGYFSGGFLWSGALLAIEITAIAMTIGLFLGLVLALTRLSSVRPLSAAAWLYIWFMRGTPQLLQIVFIFDALPLIGITFGSFTTAVIAFSLNQAAFSAEIIRGGILSVNPQQGVAAASLGMGPVLTLRRIVLPQALRAILPSLANDTIGMLKMTSVASIIFVNELTFRAQQIVGQNFKFFTVFAGAALIYLVLTSAISIVQIFMERSLDPERRGVTARWVRLIPGYKPRAVPPLVVIHAQQTLAVSRTEAVQALLPDAVAAPTERDARFVNCVNVWKSYREREVLKGVSFSVKRGEVVAIIGPSGSGKSTLLRLINHLESIDDGDITIDGRYVGYTKEHGRLRPTSGRAKARAEVGVAMVFQSFNLFSHLTALENIIEAPIRVHGLPRAEAETLARQLLDVVGLSNHANHFPQHLSGGQQQRVAIARALAVRPRLMLFDEPTSALDPELVGEVLNVIRSLADAGMTMIIVTHEIRFAREVADRVAFFDEGFIVEEGTPAEVLDFPKKERTRRFLNLVLQDDAHAV; this is encoded by the coding sequence TTGGGTACCCTCTCCGAGGTTCTTGGTTATTTCAGCGGAGGCTTTCTCTGGTCCGGTGCGCTCCTGGCAATCGAGATCACCGCTATCGCGATGACCATCGGTCTTTTTCTTGGTCTGGTTCTGGCCCTCACACGGCTCTCCTCGGTCAGGCCGCTCAGCGCCGCGGCCTGGCTCTATATTTGGTTTATGCGCGGCACGCCGCAGTTGCTCCAGATTGTTTTCATCTTCGACGCGCTGCCCTTGATCGGAATCACCTTCGGCAGCTTCACCACAGCCGTGATCGCCTTCAGCCTCAATCAGGCAGCCTTCTCGGCGGAGATCATTCGCGGCGGCATTCTTTCGGTCAATCCACAGCAGGGCGTAGCAGCCGCGTCGCTTGGCATGGGACCGGTGCTGACGCTGCGGCGCATCGTGCTGCCGCAAGCGTTGCGGGCCATTCTGCCCTCGCTCGCCAACGACACCATCGGCATGCTGAAGATGACCTCGGTTGCCTCGATCATCTTCGTCAATGAGCTGACCTTTCGGGCGCAGCAGATTGTGGGCCAGAACTTCAAGTTCTTCACGGTCTTCGCGGGTGCCGCGTTGATCTACCTCGTGCTCACCAGCGCCATTTCCATCGTTCAGATCTTTATGGAACGGTCGCTCGATCCCGAACGGCGCGGCGTGACGGCCCGTTGGGTGCGCTTGATCCCCGGCTATAAGCCACGCGCCGTGCCGCCGCTTGTCGTCATTCACGCCCAGCAGACGCTGGCGGTGTCACGCACCGAAGCGGTACAGGCACTTCTGCCCGACGCCGTTGCCGCACCGACCGAGCGGGACGCGCGTTTCGTCAATTGTGTGAACGTGTGGAAAAGCTATCGTGAGCGGGAAGTGCTGAAGGGCGTCAGTTTCTCGGTCAAGCGCGGCGAGGTCGTTGCCATCATCGGCCCGAGCGGTTCGGGAAAGAGCACGCTCCTTCGCCTCATCAACCATCTCGAATCCATCGATGACGGCGACATCACCATCGACGGCCGCTACGTCGGCTATACCAAAGAGCATGGCAGGTTGCGGCCGACCTCCGGCCGCGCCAAGGCTCGCGCCGAAGTCGGTGTCGCTATGGTGTTCCAGAGTTTCAATCTGTTCAGCCATCTGACGGCGCTTGAGAACATCATCGAGGCCCCGATCCGCGTTCATGGCCTGCCGCGCGCCGAGGCCGAGACGCTGGCGCGGCAGCTTCTCGACGTCGTCGGCCTCTCCAATCACGCGAACCATTTCCCCCAGCATCTGTCGGGCGGTCAGCAGCAACGCGTCGCCATTGCGCGCGCGCTTGCGGTCAGACCGCGACTGATGCTGTTCGACGAACCGACCTCTGCGCTCGATCCTGAACTGGTCGGGGAAGTGTTGAACGTCATCCGCAGCCTTGCCGATGCCGGCATGACCATGATCATCGTCACGCATGAGATCCGTTTCGCGCGTGAGGTTGCTGACCGTGTGGCCTTCTTCGACGAGGGCTTCATCGTCGAAGAAGGAACCCCGGCGGAGGTTCTCGACTTCCCGAAAAAGGAGCGCACGCGGCGTTTCCTCAACCTCGTCCTGCAGGACGATGCCCATGCGGTGTGA
- a CDS encoding hydantoinase/oxoprolinase family protein, whose translation MNASGVPEAMARGYRMAADVGGTFTDITCLSPTGVLGTRKVPSTPHDYAVAILRGITELAAELGIAHGDISEVLHASTIATNVILEGRGARTALITTRGFRDVLELRRIRVPRLYEPLYQKPAPLVPRRHRYEITERMGPRGEVVQPLAVDEVRALAAELAASSVEAVAICFLHSYANAAHEDQVAAIMRAALPEVFISASAEILPEIREYERTSTTVINAYVGPMVARYLRSLKSALVSHGIAGRLLMMHSGGGTLDVDRVIAKPAQVVESGPAAGVVGAAMQGRDAGYTDIITFDMGGTTAKASLIEDGHVVKTDEYEVGGGMSLSSRLVKGGGYALKLPVIDISEVGAGGGSIVWLDAAGGLKVGPHSAGAAPGPACYDAGGTEPTVTDANVVLGYNNRHSLAGGTVKIDAAKAREALETKIAAFLDCDVLDAAFGVHRLATITMMRAVKSVSTYRGRDPRDFTLFAFGGNGGIHAAALARELGMARVVVPPAAGVFSAVGLLLADFEVSQSAAFTRSLSATPMTEIVAAFEALEDKVAADIGASPDLRIGWTAQLRYAGQAFELPVDLERGPWPDGYPDEIRAAFEREHGRIYGHIQPEGEVRFVALRVTGTIPQPPRNGPIRKAVPACGTATRDVYFGRDIGSRATAVIGREDLTGAARQGPLIIEEYEGTTVVPPNATAALDSFNNIVITLAMGVPA comes from the coding sequence TTGAACGCTTCCGGTGTGCCTGAGGCCATGGCGCGCGGGTATAGAATGGCGGCCGATGTCGGCGGGACCTTTACCGACATCACCTGCCTGTCGCCGACCGGCGTTCTCGGCACCCGCAAGGTGCCGTCCACGCCGCACGACTATGCGGTCGCGATCCTGCGCGGCATCACCGAACTCGCCGCCGAATTGGGCATCGCGCATGGCGATATCAGTGAGGTGCTGCATGCCTCCACCATCGCCACCAACGTCATTCTTGAAGGTCGCGGTGCTCGTACGGCGCTGATCACCACGCGTGGCTTCCGCGATGTGCTGGAGCTGCGCCGCATCCGCGTGCCACGCCTGTACGAGCCGCTGTATCAGAAGCCCGCCCCGCTGGTGCCGCGCCGCCACCGCTATGAGATCACCGAGCGGATGGGGCCGAGGGGTGAGGTCGTTCAGCCGCTGGCGGTGGACGAGGTCCGTGCGCTCGCCGCCGAATTGGCGGCCTCCTCCGTCGAGGCCGTGGCCATTTGCTTCCTGCATTCCTATGCGAACGCGGCGCATGAGGATCAGGTGGCGGCGATCATGCGCGCCGCTCTTCCGGAGGTCTTCATTTCCGCCTCTGCCGAAATCCTGCCCGAGATTCGGGAATATGAGCGCACTAGCACGACCGTCATCAACGCCTATGTCGGGCCGATGGTGGCGCGCTATCTGCGGTCGCTGAAATCCGCCCTGGTGAGCCATGGCATCGCCGGCCGTCTTTTGATGATGCATTCCGGCGGCGGCACGCTGGATGTGGATCGCGTCATCGCCAAACCGGCTCAGGTGGTGGAAAGCGGCCCGGCGGCGGGCGTCGTCGGCGCCGCGATGCAAGGTCGTGACGCCGGCTATACGGACATCATCACCTTCGATATGGGCGGCACCACGGCCAAGGCGTCCCTGATCGAGGACGGTCACGTCGTCAAGACCGACGAATACGAGGTGGGTGGCGGCATGTCCCTCAGCAGCCGGTTGGTAAAGGGGGGCGGCTACGCTCTCAAGCTGCCCGTGATCGACATTTCGGAAGTGGGCGCGGGCGGCGGCAGCATCGTCTGGCTCGATGCCGCCGGCGGCCTGAAGGTTGGGCCCCATAGCGCCGGCGCCGCGCCTGGCCCCGCCTGTTACGATGCGGGCGGCACCGAGCCCACGGTCACCGACGCCAATGTCGTGCTGGGCTATAACAACCGTCATTCCCTCGCCGGCGGCACGGTCAAGATCGACGCCGCCAAGGCGCGTGAAGCTTTGGAGACGAAGATCGCCGCCTTCCTGGACTGCGACGTGCTGGACGCAGCCTTCGGCGTTCATCGCCTCGCCACTATCACCATGATGCGCGCGGTGAAATCCGTCTCGACTTATCGCGGCCGCGATCCGCGGGATTTCACGCTCTTTGCCTTCGGCGGCAACGGCGGCATTCACGCCGCAGCGCTCGCCCGGGAGTTGGGCATGGCGCGCGTGGTGGTTCCACCCGCCGCGGGGGTGTTCAGCGCCGTCGGGCTTCTTCTGGCGGATTTCGAGGTTTCCCAGTCGGCGGCCTTTACGCGCTCGCTGTCCGCCACGCCGATGACGGAGATCGTGGCGGCGTTCGAGGCGCTGGAGGACAAGGTCGCGGCAGACATCGGCGCATCCCCGGATCTTCGCATCGGCTGGACCGCGCAGCTCCGCTACGCCGGCCAGGCCTTCGAACTTCCCGTGGACCTCGAACGCGGGCCATGGCCTGACGGTTACCCTGACGAGATCCGCGCCGCTTTCGAGCGGGAGCACGGGCGGATTTATGGCCATATCCAGCCCGAGGGCGAGGTGCGGTTCGTCGCCCTGCGCGTGACCGGCACCATTCCGCAGCCGCCCCGTAATGGGCCGATCCGCAAGGCGGTGCCGGCGTGTGGCACCGCGACGCGCGATGTCTATTTTGGCCGCGACATCGGTTCGCGTGCCACGGCTGTGATCGGGCGCGAGGACTTGACCGGCGCAGCACGCCAGGGGCCGCTGATCATTGAGGAATATGAGGGCACGACGGTCGTTCCCCCTAACGCAACGGCGGCGCTGGACAGCTTCAACAATATCGTCATCACCTTGGCGATGGGGGTCCCGGCATGA
- a CDS encoding helix-turn-helix domain-containing protein, with protein MQSHDPQKFADEATTPIGERVKALRLDRGLTLSDVAERASVSTSNLSKIERGDVSPSFDIVMRICSGLGVAIEQIVKPGPKIDVSGRKTVTHRGEAVAFSSEQYDYHAHSIEISRKNMIPLEMWVSARSPDDFAEWSQHGGEEFIYVIEGSIDVHTDQYAPFSLQSGESAYFDSSMKHVYVSTSEGPAHILSISYHGRASERASIESFLNPAARSQLVKRVEKAEPARAINGTQGDDSRRLKTKAR; from the coding sequence ATGCAAAGCCACGACCCGCAGAAGTTCGCAGACGAGGCCACGACGCCGATCGGTGAGCGTGTGAAGGCGCTGCGCCTCGATCGTGGCCTAACGTTGAGCGACGTGGCGGAACGCGCTTCCGTTTCCACATCCAATCTCTCGAAGATTGAACGCGGGGACGTATCCCCGTCCTTCGACATCGTCATGCGCATTTGCAGTGGGCTTGGCGTTGCGATTGAGCAGATCGTGAAGCCTGGACCCAAGATAGACGTGAGTGGCCGCAAGACGGTGACGCATCGCGGTGAGGCCGTTGCCTTCTCAAGCGAGCAATATGATTATCACGCCCATTCCATCGAGATCTCACGCAAGAACATGATCCCGCTCGAAATGTGGGTGAGCGCGCGATCCCCGGACGATTTCGCCGAATGGAGTCAGCACGGCGGCGAGGAGTTCATCTATGTCATCGAGGGTTCGATCGATGTGCATACCGATCAATATGCGCCCTTCTCCCTGCAGTCGGGGGAAAGCGCCTATTTCGACAGCAGCATGAAGCATGTCTATGTTTCGACCAGCGAAGGCCCCGCTCATATCCTGTCCATATCCTACCACGGGCGTGCATCTGAGCGGGCATCGATCGAATCCTTTCTCAATCCCGCTGCGCGGTCGCAATTGGTCAAGCGTGTCGAAAAAGCAGAACCAGCTAGAGCCATCAACGGGACCCAAGGCGATGACTCACGCCGCCTCAAAACCAAGGCGCGGTGA